The following proteins are co-located in the Terriglobia bacterium genome:
- a CDS encoding NAD(P)/FAD-dependent oxidoreductase yields the protein MHVAHDIVISGGGIAGTTAAAALAQLNYRVLVVEPGLDHARRLAGELIHPPGVAALRELGLLTPLQEAGAIPVSGFAVFVGDADILRYDEVAGLGESGLAIEHGTMARALLAAVEKLPTVTVWRGARITGLDLAGPDSANVTVNRDGRDCQLRTPLVVAADGRNSHVRQFAGIPCKQIHISNMTGFLIEKACLPHPGFGHVFANGPTPALAYAISLDQTRIMFDGPATPDGTTACLKALPEPLRSSVGSAMETQAPLVAANYWIAPAAVVKGPLVCVGDAGGCCHPVTATGLSACARDAVRLKQSIQETGGDIPRALRRYTALREGPQRARMAGAQVLYEVLKGGTPEMFLLRRGLLRYWKQSLRGRAATMALLSTHDERPFAVVREYMQVCRYALPEVGRVPKSSSAMLGLPGAIFKVLKRVS from the coding sequence ATGCACGTGGCTCACGACATCGTCATTTCCGGTGGAGGTATCGCAGGCACAACAGCCGCGGCGGCGCTGGCGCAGCTCAATTACCGTGTCCTGGTGGTCGAGCCCGGCCTCGATCATGCCCGCCGCCTTGCGGGCGAACTGATCCATCCGCCCGGAGTTGCCGCTCTGCGCGAGCTCGGCTTGCTCACGCCCTTGCAGGAAGCCGGCGCGATTCCGGTATCGGGCTTTGCCGTCTTTGTCGGCGACGCGGATATTCTCCGCTACGATGAAGTCGCGGGACTGGGAGAATCGGGGCTAGCGATCGAACACGGCACGATGGCCCGCGCCCTGCTGGCTGCCGTCGAAAAACTGCCCACCGTAACCGTGTGGAGGGGCGCACGCATCACCGGTCTGGACCTGGCCGGTCCTGACTCTGCGAATGTCACTGTCAATCGCGACGGGCGCGACTGTCAGCTCCGCACTCCCCTGGTCGTTGCCGCAGACGGACGGAATTCACATGTGCGCCAGTTCGCCGGCATTCCCTGCAAACAGATTCACATTTCCAACATGACCGGTTTCCTCATCGAAAAGGCCTGCCTGCCCCATCCGGGATTCGGGCATGTTTTTGCCAATGGCCCGACACCCGCGCTCGCCTATGCCATTTCACTTGATCAAACCAGGATCATGTTTGACGGGCCCGCGACGCCAGACGGCACGACCGCGTGCCTAAAGGCTCTTCCGGAACCGCTGCGGAGCTCCGTCGGATCCGCCATGGAAACTCAGGCCCCTCTGGTGGCCGCAAATTACTGGATTGCGCCGGCCGCAGTCGTGAAAGGCCCCCTCGTCTGTGTCGGAGACGCCGGCGGCTGCTGTCATCCGGTTACAGCAACGGGATTGAGCGCCTGCGCGCGGGATGCCGTCCGCCTCAAGCAGTCCATCCAGGAGACCGGCGGCGATATTCCCAGAGCATTGCGCCGTTACACCGCGCTTCGCGAAGGACCACAGCGCGCAAGAATGGCCGGTGCCCAGGTTCTTTACGAGGTCTTGAAAGGCGGCACACCGGAAATGTTTCTGCTGCGCCGCGGCTTGCTGCGCTACTGGAAGCAGAGCCTGCGCGGCCGCGCGGCGACGATGGCCCTTCTTTCCACCCATGACGAGCGGCCGTTCGCCGTTGTTCGGGAATACATGCAGGTCTGCCGCTATGCCCTGCCCGAGGTCGGCCGCGTCCCGAAAAGCAGCAGCGCCATGCTGGGATTGCCCGGAGCGATATTCAAAGTTTTGAAACGGGTCTCGTAG